DNA from Solanum stenotomum isolate F172 chromosome 3, ASM1918654v1, whole genome shotgun sequence:
TCTTGAAGTTCTGTACACTAGTTTGGGATGGATCGCATTTTTCTCTTGGTCTATTAGCTTTTACCCTCAAGTAATCTTGAATTTCAGACGCAAAAGGTTCCATTTTTACTTTGATTTTCTGCTTGTTTTCATCAAAGTTTGTatctttcttgattttcctgCTGACCCTCTTCGTTTTGTGTATTGAAACACAGTGTGGTGGGGTTGAATTTCGATTTCGTGGTGTTGAATTTGACAAAACACTCGTCTTATCTCATTTATAATGCTTCCATGTTCTTTAGTTCTGTTGTTCAGAAGCAGTACCGTGAGAAATATGGTCTTAatgaggttagaaattttgtCTTTTGGTTGTTTTGTAGCTTATTACACTGCTTTTCTTTGACTCATGAGTGGATCTAACTTTGTGGTAGCTGTGTGCAGTCATATCTATTGCTTTCTGCTCAAACTATATGTATGTGGAAAAATTATTAAGATAGTGGATGCCTTGGTAATCTTTAGTTGATTTCGCGGTTAGGACAAACTCGTTGAGTGATTGAGGCATATGAGTATATCATTGATGGGATCTTAGTTACTAAAGCACACTGGGGATCAGTCGAGTCAGGCAGACGGATCAGACACAAAGGTGGATCTAGGAACcactaaaaaaagaagaaaaaaaggcagTTTTAAGTGGGAATTGATCCGTATTCCCTTGGGAATTACGTAACATTCAACTAAGTGCACCATTCAATCTTTTAGTAGCATGAGTGCCAGCAGGTACTATTTGATCAATACTAGGAAATAGGTACATAAAATGTCTAATTTTGTGAAGAGACCATGGGTTCAGGTGCACTGTAAATTGGACCTCAATCTGCCCCTAATCAGACACCATCATCTtccaaaagggaaaaaagaagaagaagtatgACAGCTACTCTGAAATAATATACTTATTTTGGAAAGAAAACCAGCATCTCTTTCATAATTAATTGGTCTTTAAGTAGTTATACTATTTTTGTCTAGTCTCCTTTTCTTAAGAACTGTTAGTGTTTTATCTTGTTAACTTGGTTGATGTTATGTGTAGGAGCCCTCCATGTAGTTGAGTCACTTTCTTGCTTATTCTCTTGATTATCTTACTGCAGATGATACCTGTGGCTGCCAATGATGTTGCTTTCTCAATCCATGCTGTTCTATTGACAGCATTTACCCTGTTTCAGATTGCTATTTATGATGTAAGTGGACCAttcttattttctctctttttcagTTCAAATTTTGTATGGATCCGGATCTGGAAATGAGATGAACGTGTTCTAGTAAAGgttgttccttttcttttttttcaaaatctggaaGGTAGTTCATGGAAactgtatattatatttgaagCTGATTGAGACCCTGATAAATGCCTTCGTTCTCACTTTGGCGCTGATTGCTTTCTTTACAGCGTGGAAGCCAGAAGGTCTCAAGGACTTCGGTTGGGATCGTGTGTGTTGCTTGGTTAACTATTGCAGTTTGTGTGTTTATAGCTCTCCCCAGCCATTCCTGGCTTTGGCTGATCTCCTGCTTCAAGTAAGAACCAATCCTGAAGTCTATGACTGCCCATTCTTTCTCTCCGTCTTTCTTCcaagataaatacttttagCAAATAAGGCACCCATTTTTGAGTGTTTACAAAAAGGGTAAGAAGTTTCTATAGTAATAGATGATTATCCATCAGTCGATTGTTTTGGTATTTCTGAAGTAACTCATAAGCTcgatatcttcttcttcattttctttccaaAGGCCAAGTTTATATCTCTATATACGTGGTGTATGACTTATTTAGACTCACCATTAGCGTGAGTGTTCAAGTAGCTAATGTTCTGTGTTTGAATCTTAATTGCAGCACGTTACAGGTTGTCATGACAGTTATTAAGTACATTCCTCAGGTATTAACTGCATACattcaaattatttgttatcAAAGTTCTTCTACCTTCTGATCAGTTGTGCTCTATTTTTGGTTTACTCTtctctttaaaataatatagttgtTTGATATGTCTAAAGTCctttgtttagttgattctgATTTTCAGTGTGAGTTCAATTGTACTTCCTGGATTGACTTCTTGCCTCTTTCAACTCTACAGGCTATTATGAACTTTCAGCGGAAGAGCACTATTGGATTTAGTATTGGCAACATTTTGCTGGACTTGCTTGGAGGTGTCACAAATTATGGCCAGATGGCTATGCAATCTATAGATCAGAGTGAGTTTCTATATTTCAATTATAAACTTCTTCAGATATAATCTGCAGTTTCTTGTTATATTCTCGTGAAGTCTAAGAGAAGTTGTATATGTGCTTAATATACCGTTTGAACTCCTTTTCTGCAGATTCGTGGGTGAACTTTTATGGAAACATAGGCAAGACTTTATTGTCATTGGTATGAAATGATACTTTCTATCCATCTATCTGTTTGCTACATTCATCATGTCTATTGCTATTATACTTGATTTCATTGTTTAAGGACTTTATGATACTTTTCCCACGTAAATGACTCAAAAAATGACCCTAATCAAATGTGTAGAACATAGTGTGCTTGTGAGGGTGAAGAAGAAGCATGTCGAGTGATGAGATAATGAAGAGATACAACTTGAAAGGTTTTAAATAGCAACAAATTACAGCTAGAAAAGGTTCAAGACCTCCTTATTTCCTATCCAATGAAAAAAAGATTCGAGGCCTTCTCTATATGAACTAGGGAAGTAGGGTTGGTTTGGACTGACGGATGTCTTCTAAGTTCTTtcccatttttaaaaataactttggtTCCTTAAATTGTGGCCTAAGACATTGCTTCTTTCCTAATTTTAGCACTTCTATTGCTAGTATCACGAGAATAGCTCTGACTACTATTTGGTTTGGTGGATGAATGTTGCAGGTGTCGATATTCTTTGACATTCTCTTCATTTTGCAACATTATGTGCTCTATCCTGCTTGGAAGATTGGGACTTCTCGAGATGTTGATGTGATAGGCAAGAAGCCGTTACTTAAAACTTCTGATCACGAAAACAAGGAAGATGTATAATGCATCATTCATTGGAAAATCTGTCTCGACTGTAAGATAGCAAATGTATATTTTGATTAGGTACACATAATATTCTATAATTGATGACCCTAAATGGAGCAATATAAGGAATCCAACTTGCTTGGGATAGAAGCATAGATAGATATACAGTGTACACAGTTATTCTGAAGTGAAAACAGATAGATAcataattaaagaaaagaaactgTGGCTAGTAAACtttctattttatgaatttgtaaACATGAAGAAACAATGTTGTATGCCATGCCTGGCCTTGTGTTGTTTGGCTCTTTTATGTGTTTATTATTGTTGCTGGTAGATGAAAGATGGATTGATTGAAGTGATATGATATAATGCTTGGCAAAGTAGAGAGAATATTGTGAAAATACAAGTATGAATAGGTCCATTGGTTCATCGAAAACACCAAGTTATGTTTCATTTATTCTGTTTTTTTCCACGGTCAATTGGAAAGAATGTTCAGATGAAATGGTAAAACACTTGTGACAGTGTGGAGTGTCATTGTTGATGAGCAAAGGCTATCCTTCATAGTTTTAGGTCTTCATAGAATGCTTCTTTTGAGAAGCAATTTTGAAGTGAATTGatttttatcatcatcatcttaATGTCTTCTTTCCCAACAAGTTAAATTTGTGTACACTTCAAACAACATACCAAAAGTATCACATAAAATGACAAGGAGTGTAGAAAAATTATAAggttcttgaaattaatctttTACAACACTCATATAACACATTCCACTAAGACTATAGATAGAATATCAAAATGCTGAAAACATTACAAGAAACACCAACAAATGTCTAACAATTCAAATAACATCCTTTACCCCATGGTAGCAACCTTAGGCCTGACGATAAGACACTCTATGGAATCATCTAAATCTTCCAGCACCTTTGCTTGAAAAGTATCATTCTCACCATTTTTGGTAGAAAAGGTAAGATAGTAAGCAAAATAACGACCAACAGCTTGTCCATTCACCTTCAAAATGTTCTCGACCTCATAACTAGTGCCCTGAAAAAATCAACAAAGTTAATTTTCTTAGTTATTAGTAGAAGGAAAACGACAAACTAGCAAGGTATGCAAAGTGGTATACATTAATACTGTTGTAATGCTCAAGTGCCTTTCCAGCATAACCCTTCAACTGGTCAACATTCTCAGTAGAGTTCAAGTAGTATTGCATGGGACAAATAGTAGTCATCCAACACCCTCCAGGACAATCTGTGATATCAAATCCCTACAAATATACAACCAAACCAATATGAGACAAACGTTGTATCCGAATATCTATGTAACAATTGTAGAGCCTATATCAAGCAAGCATCCAAAAATATTGGCCTGTGGTAACACATAGCAAAGTTGTTTTGGTTTGTATATGTTACCTCTTTGAATGTAGCCACCATTCAAAACAAGTAATATTCTTAATTCCTTTTTTGATTAAGTAAATTTCATGGTCCTCTAACcctattttcttaataatagaCAGAAATAACCAAAGGCGTGCAGTGAGTTAATTCTGCCATTGGTATGAAATGCGCATCATTAGTGATAAACTAAGTAAACAAAGACTATATACcacaattcatctcatgaaacTAACAAGCACACACACAGCAAAAAACCCCTGGCTGATTTATGCAAAATTAGCTAAGGCACAAACCATATTATAGAAGCCATACTTGGCTGAGTTATACAATATGCAAAGAAACACTCCATTACTAAGGTTCTTGTGCTTATAAAAGGAGACATGAATTAAGAAACTCAATTCAGTCtgctcaatttatttttttctttcgatAAAGGTAAGATAGACTCGGCTATATTCTAAACACTAAATTAATCCAAACTGCACTTCCATGTGGAGGAGGGAGTGTAATCCTTCCCAGATCTAATGGCTCAGAATCACAGGCAGCGAGCAATGTCACACGAGGATCAAATGGCTCAGAATCACAGGGAAAATATATGTCACAAACCTAGATGGCAATGTCCTCGGCACAAGCCTACAATTATCGTAGTATTCAATTTATAGAGACAAGCGCACTAATTAAACTCCTATTGTGCATTGGATTAAAGAGGTTGAAGCTAAATGATAGTAATTTGAAAGAGATGATTGATACCTCGCTCTCCTTGATCTGTTTCCAGTATTTCTCCCAGAGAGGTTTATCCATTTTGGCACCGGGGATATCTGGGCAATAATTTTCTTCTTCCGAATCGTAGACAGTACAAGTCCTAAATATCGGATTGGTATAACCATCCTCCTCATCGGAGATATTGGCATGATCTCCTAGTTTATGCTTCTTTGGCGCCGGGGAATCCGTTTCCTCTGCTATTGGAAACGGCACttcctcatcctcatcctctGCCTGTGCCGGTGGGTGACACGAAGGAGGTGGAGGCAGTGCACGATTCATATCGATCGCGATCAATGAAAACCCTAAATTATCTGAAACTTGGGAGAAAAATTGGGTTTACAAATAGGAGAACATAAATTCTACTTTTTGGTCCAAATAGATTCGagatttttaaatatcaaattaaattattcgtgtcaaattttattaaatttataaccTAAATCAAACTTATAAAACCGGTGCACCTACACCCTTCAACATACATAGGTCTATCTGCATCTGCAAGTAGGTATTAATAGATCCGAAGATTAACTCATGAACAACATATATAACCCATACAAGGACAGATCAATTCATATAgtataataaaaacataaatgcAGGCTCCACGAAAATGTATCAAACACcaaagaaaatatatagtcaTAGAGTAGAAAGAGACTAACCAGTAGATCGACGTTCNatatatatatatatatatatatatatatatatatataacccaTACAAGGACAGATCAAttcatatatatagtataataaaaacataaatgcAGGCTCCACGAAAATGTCtcaaacacaaaagaaaatatatagtcTTAGAGTAGAAATTAGAGACTAACCAGTAGATCATCGACGTTCTACAGCTGATGGTTTTGCtgtttaagaaaaagaaactaaTTAAATTACTTGTTGAATCCGCAACCTAGCTAGCTTAGCTTGTTTCAGTAGTGTATATTTAATTCATACTCAAAAATCGTTTTACATTGATATTATcaatcaaaaatatatatatataaactagcAGAGCAGAGTAACAAAAGGAGCAAAACAATGTGTGAACATCCGAAATGCATAAACGTACTCAGTAGCTATATCCAAATGCCATTACATgcatatagaaaaaaataatattgaatttacCTTAGCTTGTCGATCAGTGAATGGCTATggagaagaaaggagaaaagggGGTATATATTATAGGGGGAGAGAGCTGTTGAAAATGGTAGTGGAACCAGAAAGTAATCAGTTTTGGCCTGGGGTAGTAGTAGTACGGACGGAGGGGTATTGTTAGAACACATATCCATTTCATACGATCCTCCTACTTGTCTTTTATTATCATTCTCTTTTACCTTACTCTATTTGCtgccaattttatttttatcaacaatttcaaaagaagattaaaaaatatgGGATACATATGCTTGCGTTTGGATATagatttctaaatatttttggaaaaatacaTTCGACACAAGTTTCTAACAGTATGAACCTACTCATTAATTAgttttacaaattattaattatagtcataaATTTGACACATGTtgtcatttttaattatataatatgaaCTAGATAATATACTggtatctaaaaagtataatgcAATATTTTAATAAAGCTACTAACAAGCTGAACTCTTCTTCCTCCACTATTGATATTGACTAACCTATTGATAAGATAACATGGATTAATGTTGGGAAGAGAAGAGCTCTAGGTCAAGCCCTCTTGTTCTATTTATTCTATTGGGTCTACCCGTCGGGCGGATAAGCGAGATCATTATTTGTGGTGTTGCAATGAATTCATTCGTGAAGAGGTGCACTCCGATATCATTGATGTTTAATAACTTTTATAGTAATGATTGGATCTATTACTACCTTGTCCATTGAGTATAACAGAGCAAATGCTAGGCCGATTACTAGCTACATATTACAATTAGCTACGATCGAAGAGTCATCAccacaaaaacaaataaacattAAGAACAATATATAATGAATTATTCTttaataagaatatatatttgtCCATTTCAAAAGGAAATAGGAACTAAGCTAGAAAAGGAAAGGTCTGCAAACCTATATTTTCAGTTACTATAATCTACGGAACATAAAATAAGAGACGACCAATGGAAAtgtgaaataaatattgcaGCAACACTTTAAACCTCGATCGGTacacaaaaatacaaatatttcaagttctcagccaatgcatgcaacaaatatatatatatatatatatatatattcctttgGTAGTTTAGATGAGTTtgaattctatttttcataaaagttttGTATGTAAATGGAAAAAGATAAAAGGGCGGACCAttgttcaatatttatttatttgtaaaaaaatggAACAATAACCCAGACAAATATTTTatcttgaatttataaaatttaagttaaaaatgaagttgtgtttgattttatatatataatactttatttgaaatttatgtagTTCGGTTCagatttcgagagtcaaacaatttaattttaatggtAAATTTGTGTATGAACTCTTTAAgcttttttaaaatcataatttatatatttaaaaattatgtgtaaaatactataatcacaataattaataaatttaaaacacttatataaaatttaaatattgaaatCTCAAAATGTAGCGCATAAGATAAAATGGTGCAGTACGTAGTACGTACAGGGTCTTATTTTgctataaaaatgacaaaaaaaaaaatattagcaaaCATATCCAGTTCCTCAACTATTTTaccatttgttttttttcaacttttgttatttcattaatttatgcaTTAGATTGGTGTTCgatgaatttaaattatatatatcgaTGAAGTTTACTCCAATTCTATTAACCATGGCCTCTTACATATAAATATTACCAGTTATAAGAATACAGTATCCAAAAATAATGAGACACTGTTAAAAAGCTGTTCAAAAGAGATTACCAAAATTAGTTTTGGCTACAGAAATtgaattaaataacttacactAGGTAGCTAAGTGCAAGGACAAGTAAATTCTGCAAAACTGaatttcattttctcctttaagaaaagaatagtgaaaattataacttcaaaaaaaagaagaagttaattTCTTTAATCTCATAAGTGGAATCATCTTACCCCTATAATAAGAATTGTTTATTTCGTACTAACAACTTTAAAAGTTGAATGCATCAAGTTTaatatttcaattaatattaACATGTATTAATAAGTTTTGTTCTAATAACTTTAAGGGTAAATACATCAAGTTTAAATCTTAATAATTTCAAAtctttctttcatttattaatATTGACGTTAAAAAGGTACTACTGGTAAATAAAATTCTTGTACACTCTATTTGATTTAGGACcttttattgttatatattgcactttaaatataaatatacaatttgTAGCAACCCAACACTGACTAAATCAAACATCAAATTAGGTgtaaaccgaaccaaaccgcaaatcaagtcaaatcgaaaaaaaattcgactagtagtttggtattggaaaaaaaaacccgactatgtttgggttcatttggttttaactaaaaaaagccaattcgagaccaaaccaacccgacattatatatgtaattttaaaattttattttatacataaaaatatttactttgatataattttaaaatatttcttatactatttcatagtttttatcttttaatatattatttcaagtttaaaacttagaattcggaatcgtccaataaagattatagttcatagatgttgataattataataaaacttaaatcaaaatcaaattaatactaatgcaaaaagaaaatcaattcaacactaagaatgacaataatattgaatatttgttctttagttttacattggtttaaacaattaaaatacataatctaattttaattttccttaaatatttagtaatgtaactaatacttattaaacttattttagcatgatttagtacttttaaattatgatcattttcattatgactttgcaatatttattttatatgatgatttcattcttattttttattgaatattttagtgtcatcagtattcatctcatattttgtgttattttcttaagaaacaccttagataattgtattttagttggactaaagaaatatttggagcacaagttaattatatgtttgtatgcaaactttaccgaaaaaattcaaaaatctgaaaaaacccgaggtttattagtttggtttgatttataaatttaaaaattcgacacaatggtttggtttggtatttgaaaatcCGAACcgacccgaggttgaaaaatccgaattttattagtttggtttataaattaatttttttacacaaatagtttgatttgatatttgaaaaacccgaaccaacccgatcaTGTACACCCTTACATCAAACGATGCTAATGTCATTTGTTGTAATAACAAGAAAGTTCTTTATTTATTAGGAAaagatatacatttttttaactAAACAAATAAATCTACTACATacctaatttcatttttaaaagttttctacCAAGAATACAAGTGGAAGAAACTACTACATATAAAAGAATTTGCAAAGCTTGCTATATATCAACACATTATTACAAGGTCTTATTTCCATCGTTGCATAATTTCTCATTTGTGAGATGAATGAGGATGCCTGTACTAGTGGTTGTTGTATTCCTTTGATGattcttctgtttttttttttttaaattaaagttgaatCTGTTTCTTTGTGTTACACATAGAAGATATCATCAATATGTCATGCTCTTTATTTATGAACTTGTGATACTCAATCTTACTCTTcaacataaaagaaaatgaatctACCTAAGAGCATGATCTAGTGGTTAGTAAAGTGAGGGAGAACCATGAGCAGAGCTACTCGTTACCTGTACTGGTGTGTACAAGTTGGTCCTTGATCGTACCTTGGATATTTTGAGCAAAAACCCTTCCACATGGGATATTCAGATCACTATGGCTGATTGTGGCTATTTGAAAATGTGTAGTTTTAACAAACAAATATGAATTTAGATTGCATTACTAGTAGTAGACATGAGAAAATTACTTGTGCAAGTAAAATGATCAAAAAGTTAGCGAGGAAGAAtccaataaaagaaaagaaataaagaggaGCATTTCATTCCTTCATCTCTTATGGCAGAGGAACATCTCAATACAGGAACAAATTGTTGACAAGCATAATTTAACTCCTCGTATATGCCTCGAATTCAACTAATTTCTATTTTCCGGCAAAGTCATCTATATTACAAAAGGAACACAACGAGGAAAAAAAGAATATGCCTGAAATTTCAGAGTGAGGAGAGATATAGTAGACCTCAAATCCCAGGTATCGTTATGTCACATACATGCTGCTATACAGGACCAATCTATCTGGTTCAATATGAGAACTCATGACCTCGAAGTGAAATATACTTCTTAACCCAGATGGCAATGTCCTCGGCACAAGCCTGAGCTTGAGGGGTCTTAAGAAGCATGTCAAGAGTTGCAAACTCATGAACTGCATCCTTGTACTCGAGAACAGGAGCATCAACGTTTACCTTCCGTAGTTCCTCTGAATAAGCAATGGCACGGTCTCTCATCCAGTCATGCTCTGCTATCACTGTCAATGTTGGGGGCATCCGTTTCAGTGGAGGTCCTCTTCCAGGGGTGAGAGGGTTAGCAGCAGGATGATCCAAGTCAAACTCCCCTTCAGGTAAAAATAACTTCCACGCAAGAGTGCACAAGGTCTTGTCATAGAAATAAGAATTTGCTAGTTTAATCTCGGAATGTGTTGGAACACTTCCAATGAAAAAAGGATACATCAAAACCTGAGCCACCACTTTCACTGGATCCAAAAGCTTACCTGCCTCTACAGCTTTCCGAGCCACATAATCAGCTATATTTCCCCCACAACTCACTCCTAGGAGAACACACCTGGATGAACAcatcaaaagaacaaaaaaattagtgaGTTACTACTTACAACATTTGAAGGAAcgaaaggaaaagaagggagtCTTCATTTGGCAAAGCATAGACAAGTATTATTAGGCTTGTATCCACATTCAAAAATGTCACCTAACATATGATAGAGAGGCACCTTTCTTTTATGATAAGTAAGATATTGAGTCACCAACAAGCAGTAAGGAAGTGCTGTATATAATTGTACATCATGTTATAGCCCCAAAAGAGAATTTGTTAGATCGTTTCTTAGGTATTCCATATTAcactattaattcaaaaaagTTGCTAAAAGAAAACTTATACAGTATAGAGTAGCTACTTGTCCTTCAAATCACCTCttctgaaaaagaaaatattaggAAATCTCCCTATCAAATTCTTTTGCAGATTCTCTACTTTTTGGAGTATGCAGTTATTTGCCACAACTTCTTCTTAACTTCTGCCTTCCTACTAAAAAGATAAGCTAATTGCTTTGAACACCAAACCTTCCACGCATCTAACCATAATTACATCTCTCTTAATTCTTTTTCCTCTGCTAATTCTCCACTGCCATTTGGAAAGTAATGTTTTATTAGGTAGGTAGACTTTTGGCTGATGTAAGGCATCTGATGATAAACCATGACTTACCGacatcaaaaatatattaaacacCAAACTATCCCTAAATGTGACTGGAGATGATAAAAAAGAGAATCAAGACTATAGTAATGCAATTCATTGTGCAGAGATATGATTCATTCATCAAGTTGGGGCAAGTTTTCACCCCTTTCTTTTATATAAGTGTTCCATTTTAGTCAAGTAATAATAGGGTTTATCATCTAGATCTTTCTGAAAAGAACTC
Protein-coding regions in this window:
- the LOC125860259 gene encoding UPF0725 protein At3g19520: MNRALPPPPSCHPPAQAEDEDEEVPFPIAEETDSPAPKKHKLGDHANISDEEDGYTNPIFRTCTVYDSEEENYCPDIPGAKMDKPLWEKYWKQIKESEGFDITDCPGGCWMTTICPMQYYLNSTENVDQLKGYAGKALEHYNSINGTSYEVENILKVNGQAVGRYFAYYLTFSTKNGENDTFQAKVLEDLDDSIECLIVRPKVATMG
- the LOC125860258 gene encoding cystinosin homolog, yielding MASWNSIPLEVLYTSLGWIAFFSWSISFYPQVILNFRRKSVVGLNFDFVVLNLTKHSSYLIYNASMFFSSVVQKQYREKYGLNEMIPVAANDVAFSIHAVLLTAFTLFQIAIYDRGSQKVSRTSVGIVCVAWLTIAVCVFIALPSHSWLWLISCFNTLQVVMTVIKYIPQAIMNFQRKSTIGFSIGNILLDLLGGVTNYGQMAMQSIDQNSWVNFYGNIGKTLLSLVSIFFDILFILQHYVLYPAWKIGTSRDVDVIGKKPLLKTSDHENKEDV